In one Dunckerocampus dactyliophorus isolate RoL2022-P2 chromosome 9, RoL_Ddac_1.1, whole genome shotgun sequence genomic region, the following are encoded:
- the LOC129187507 gene encoding tubulin beta chain-like isoform X2, translating into MNTALIQPGITTAIASSSYTGSTCTSTRPQGFQLTHSLGGGTGSGMGTLLINKIREDYPDRIINTFSVVPSPKVSDTVVEPYNSTLSVHQLVENTDQTYCIDNEALYQICFRTLKLRTPTYRDLNHLVSFTMSGVTTCLRFPGQLNADLRKLAVNMVPFPRLHFFMPGFAPLTSRGSQPYRALTVRDLTQQVFDSKNMMAACDPSHGRYLTVATVFRGRISMKEVDEEMFQIQNKNSHYFVEWIPNNIKTAVCDIPPRGLKMAVTFIGNSTAIQELFKRISEQFTAMFRRKAFLHWYTAQGMDEMEFTEAENNMNDLVSEYQQYQDATADDEGEFGEEAEVAA; encoded by the exons ATGAACACGGCATTGATCCAACCGGGAATTACCACGGCGATAGCGAGCTCCAGCTACACAGGGTCAACGTGTACTTCAACGAGGCCACAG ggcttccagctcacgcactcTCTTGGGGGTGGAACCGGCTCTGGTATGGGAACCCTGCTGATCAACAAGATTCGTGAGGACTACCCCGACCGTATCATCAATACTTTCAGCGTGGTGCCTTCCCCCAAG GTGTCCGATACTGTTGTAGAACCTTACAACTCCACTCTCTCGGTCCATCAACTTGTTGAGAACACCGATCAAACATACTGCATTGACAACGAGGCCCTGTACCAAATCTGCTTCCGCACCCTCAAGCTGAGAACACCCACCTACAGAGACCTGAACCACCTGGTGTCCTTCACCATGAGCGGGGTCACCACCTGCCTGCGCTTCCCCGGTCAGCTCAACGCCGACCTCCGCAAACTGGCGGTCAACATGGTGCCTTTCCCCCGCTTGCACTTCTTCATGCCCGGCTTTGCCCCTCTGACCAGCCGGGGAAGCCAGCCTTACCGAGCCCTCACGGTCCGTGATCTCACACAGCAAGTGTTTGACTCCAAAAATATGATGGCCGCGTGCGACCCAAGCCACGGACGCTATCTCACCGTCGCCACAGTGTTCCGCGGCCGCATATCCATGAAGGAGGTTGATGAGGAAATGTTCCAAATCCAGAACAAGAACAGTCATTACTTTGTCGAGTGGATCCCCAACAACATCAAGACCGCCGTCTGTGACATCCCGCCCCGCGGACTCAAGATGGCTGTCACTTTTATTGGCAACAGCACAGCCATCCAGGAGCTGTTCAAGCGCATCTCGGAGCAGTTTACAGCCATGTTCCGCCGTAAGGCCTTCTTGCACTGGTACACGGCTCAAGGCATGGACGAGATGGAGTTCACCGAAGCGGAAAACAACATGAACGATCTAGTATCCGAGTACCAACAGTACCAGGATGCCACTGCAGACGATGAAGGGGAATTTGGGGAAGAGGCTGAAGTGGCTGCTTGA
- the LOC129187507 gene encoding tubulin beta chain-like isoform X3, translating to MNTALIQPGITTAIASSSYTGSTCTSTRPQLTHSLGGGTGSGMGTLLINKIREDYPDRIINTFSVVPSPKVSDTVVEPYNSTLSVHQLVENTDQTYCIDNEALYQICFRTLKLRTPTYRDLNHLVSFTMSGVTTCLRFPGQLNADLRKLAVNMVPFPRLHFFMPGFAPLTSRGSQPYRALTVRDLTQQVFDSKNMMAACDPSHGRYLTVATVFRGRISMKEVDEEMFQIQNKNSHYFVEWIPNNIKTAVCDIPPRGLKMAVTFIGNSTAIQELFKRISEQFTAMFRRKAFLHWYTAQGMDEMEFTEAENNMNDLVSEYQQYQDATADDEGEFGEEAEVAA from the exons ATGAACACGGCATTGATCCAACCGGGAATTACCACGGCGATAGCGAGCTCCAGCTACACAGGGTCAACGTGTACTTCAACGAGGCCACAG ctcacgcactcTCTTGGGGGTGGAACCGGCTCTGGTATGGGAACCCTGCTGATCAACAAGATTCGTGAGGACTACCCCGACCGTATCATCAATACTTTCAGCGTGGTGCCTTCCCCCAAG GTGTCCGATACTGTTGTAGAACCTTACAACTCCACTCTCTCGGTCCATCAACTTGTTGAGAACACCGATCAAACATACTGCATTGACAACGAGGCCCTGTACCAAATCTGCTTCCGCACCCTCAAGCTGAGAACACCCACCTACAGAGACCTGAACCACCTGGTGTCCTTCACCATGAGCGGGGTCACCACCTGCCTGCGCTTCCCCGGTCAGCTCAACGCCGACCTCCGCAAACTGGCGGTCAACATGGTGCCTTTCCCCCGCTTGCACTTCTTCATGCCCGGCTTTGCCCCTCTGACCAGCCGGGGAAGCCAGCCTTACCGAGCCCTCACGGTCCGTGATCTCACACAGCAAGTGTTTGACTCCAAAAATATGATGGCCGCGTGCGACCCAAGCCACGGACGCTATCTCACCGTCGCCACAGTGTTCCGCGGCCGCATATCCATGAAGGAGGTTGATGAGGAAATGTTCCAAATCCAGAACAAGAACAGTCATTACTTTGTCGAGTGGATCCCCAACAACATCAAGACCGCCGTCTGTGACATCCCGCCCCGCGGACTCAAGATGGCTGTCACTTTTATTGGCAACAGCACAGCCATCCAGGAGCTGTTCAAGCGCATCTCGGAGCAGTTTACAGCCATGTTCCGCCGTAAGGCCTTCTTGCACTGGTACACGGCTCAAGGCATGGACGAGATGGAGTTCACCGAAGCGGAAAACAACATGAACGATCTAGTATCCGAGTACCAACAGTACCAGGATGCCACTGCAGACGATGAAGGGGAATTTGGGGAAGAGGCTGAAGTGGCTGCTTGA
- the LOC129187507 gene encoding tubulin beta chain-like isoform X1 — MREIVHIQVGQCGNQMGSKFWEVISDEHGIDPTGNYHGDSELQLHRVNVYFNEATGGKYVPRAILVDLEPSTMDCVRSGPFGQIFRPDNFVFGKGGAANNWANGHYTDGADLVDSVVDVVRKESENCDCLQGFQLTHSLGGGTGSGMGTLLINKIREDYPDRIINTFSVVPSPKVSDTVVEPYNSTLSVHQLVENTDQTYCIDNEALYQICFRTLKLRTPTYRDLNHLVSFTMSGVTTCLRFPGQLNADLRKLAVNMVPFPRLHFFMPGFAPLTSRGSQPYRALTVRDLTQQVFDSKNMMAACDPSHGRYLTVATVFRGRISMKEVDEEMFQIQNKNSHYFVEWIPNNIKTAVCDIPPRGLKMAVTFIGNSTAIQELFKRISEQFTAMFRRKAFLHWYTAQGMDEMEFTEAENNMNDLVSEYQQYQDATADDEGEFGEEAEVAA, encoded by the exons TTCTGGGAAGTGATAAGCGATGAACACGGCATTGATCCAACCGGGAATTACCACGGCGATAGCGAGCTCCAGCTACACAGGGTCAACGTGTACTTCAACGAGGCCACAG GGGGCAAGTATGTGCCCCGTGCCATTCTTGTGGACTTGGAACCAAGTACCATGGACTGCGTAAGGTCTGGACCCTTTGGTCAGATTTTTCGACCTGACAATTTTGTGTTTG GTAAGGGTGGTGCTGCTAACAACTGGGCCAATGGTCACTACACTGACGGTGCTGACTTGGTTGACTCAGTAGTGGACGTGGTGCGTAAAGAGTCAGAAAACTGTGACTGTCTGCAgggcttccagctcacgcactcTCTTGGGGGTGGAACCGGCTCTGGTATGGGAACCCTGCTGATCAACAAGATTCGTGAGGACTACCCCGACCGTATCATCAATACTTTCAGCGTGGTGCCTTCCCCCAAG GTGTCCGATACTGTTGTAGAACCTTACAACTCCACTCTCTCGGTCCATCAACTTGTTGAGAACACCGATCAAACATACTGCATTGACAACGAGGCCCTGTACCAAATCTGCTTCCGCACCCTCAAGCTGAGAACACCCACCTACAGAGACCTGAACCACCTGGTGTCCTTCACCATGAGCGGGGTCACCACCTGCCTGCGCTTCCCCGGTCAGCTCAACGCCGACCTCCGCAAACTGGCGGTCAACATGGTGCCTTTCCCCCGCTTGCACTTCTTCATGCCCGGCTTTGCCCCTCTGACCAGCCGGGGAAGCCAGCCTTACCGAGCCCTCACGGTCCGTGATCTCACACAGCAAGTGTTTGACTCCAAAAATATGATGGCCGCGTGCGACCCAAGCCACGGACGCTATCTCACCGTCGCCACAGTGTTCCGCGGCCGCATATCCATGAAGGAGGTTGATGAGGAAATGTTCCAAATCCAGAACAAGAACAGTCATTACTTTGTCGAGTGGATCCCCAACAACATCAAGACCGCCGTCTGTGACATCCCGCCCCGCGGACTCAAGATGGCTGTCACTTTTATTGGCAACAGCACAGCCATCCAGGAGCTGTTCAAGCGCATCTCGGAGCAGTTTACAGCCATGTTCCGCCGTAAGGCCTTCTTGCACTGGTACACGGCTCAAGGCATGGACGAGATGGAGTTCACCGAAGCGGAAAACAACATGAACGATCTAGTATCCGAGTACCAACAGTACCAGGATGCCACTGCAGACGATGAAGGGGAATTTGGGGAAGAGGCTGAAGTGGCTGCTTGA